Proteins from one Mixophyes fleayi isolate aMixFle1 chromosome 9, aMixFle1.hap1, whole genome shotgun sequence genomic window:
- the LOC142102296 gene encoding G-protein coupled receptor 4-like isoform X2: MPHCRYSTLPNQRSKWWQRSQNDSSMACSTVCDYAAKYEATLFPIIYGLVFIVGLVGNLAAIGVIYQHVKRENVLGVYLANLCASDLMYIFTLPVWMAYTAKDDWLFGALSCKIVGFFFNANLYTTIAFLSCIAADRYIATVFPFRAKVLRTMRGALIVCVVVWLIILGTHSVFLGRDELFNSSQNVKLCYEKYPMEQWMARVNYFRIFVVFLIPLVLLVVSYCSVVRVVHRSRGLEKEQKRKIIGLLMCMTGIFVICYLPYHIVLFIRSYISDRNMCTCDIENKVRPAYRITFSLTSLSSALDPFINIFVSESIKQDLLKEVRAVWTGFRSLRHPRTSLRLSSKINDYNTVTNQVENDLLVEKKEETVI, from the coding sequence GTGGTGGCAGAGATCCCAGAACGATTCATCCATGGCATGTAGCACAGTCTGCGACTACGCTGCCAAGTACGAAGCCACCCTTTTCCCCATCATCTACGGACTGGTCTTTATTGTCGGTCTGGTCGGTAACTTGGCAGCGATAGGTGTTATCTACCAACACGTGAAGCGGGAGAATGTGCTTGGAGTGTATCTGGCCAATCTCTGCGCCTCGGACCTCATGTACATATTCACGCTGCCGGTCTGGATGGCCTACACCGCTAAAGACGACTGGCTGTTCGGTGCTCTCAGTTGCAAGATTGTGGGCTTCTTCTTCAATGCTAACCTCTACACAACAATAGCTTTTCTTAGCTGCATAGCTGCTGATCGCTATATAGCCACTGTATTCCCGTTCCGGGCCAAGGTGTTACGGACTATGAGGGGGGCTTTAATAGTCTGCGTGGTGGTTTGGTTGATCATCTTGGGAACTCATTCTGTGTTCCTCGGGCGGGACGAACTCTTCAACTCCAGTCAGAACGTCAAACTTTGCTACGAGAAGTATCCAATGGAGCAATGGATGGCTCGGGTCAACTATTTCCGCATCTTTGTAGTCTTCCTCATTCCCTTGGTACTTCTAGTGGTCTCCTACTGTTCTGTTGTTCGGGTGGTTCACCGGAGTCGAGGCTTGGAGAAAGAACAGAAACGCAAGATCATTGGGCTCCTGATGTGCATGACGGGCATCTTTGTCATCTGCTACCTTCCGTACCACATTGTCCTCTTCATCCGCTCCTACATTAGCGACCGGAACATGTGCACCTGCGATATAGAGAATAAGGTGCGTCCGGCTTATCGAATCACCTTCTCACTGACTAGTCTCAGCAGCGCCTTGGACCCTTTCATCAATATCTTTGTCAGTGAAAGCATTAAACAAGACCTTCTGAAGGAGGTGAGAGCTGTATGGACTGGGTTCCGATCCCTCCGTCACCCACGGACATCTCTCAGGCTGTCCTCCAAGATTAATGACTACAATACGGTGACAAATCAAGTAGAAAATGACCTCCTGGTGGAAAAGAAGGAGGAGACTGTGATTTGA
- the LOC142102296 gene encoding G-protein coupled receptor 4-like isoform X1, giving the protein MSVRGMKLPRSFGVLDVCDPAEVSRPLGSFLVMWWQRSQNDSSMACSTVCDYAAKYEATLFPIIYGLVFIVGLVGNLAAIGVIYQHVKRENVLGVYLANLCASDLMYIFTLPVWMAYTAKDDWLFGALSCKIVGFFFNANLYTTIAFLSCIAADRYIATVFPFRAKVLRTMRGALIVCVVVWLIILGTHSVFLGRDELFNSSQNVKLCYEKYPMEQWMARVNYFRIFVVFLIPLVLLVVSYCSVVRVVHRSRGLEKEQKRKIIGLLMCMTGIFVICYLPYHIVLFIRSYISDRNMCTCDIENKVRPAYRITFSLTSLSSALDPFINIFVSESIKQDLLKEVRAVWTGFRSLRHPRTSLRLSSKINDYNTVTNQVENDLLVEKKEETVI; this is encoded by the exons ATGAGTGTAAGAGGTATGAAACTACCTAGATCATTCGGAGTGTTAGATGTGTGTGATCCAGCCGAGGTGAGCAGACCTCTTGGGAGTTTTCTTGTTAT GTGGTGGCAGAGATCCCAGAACGATTCATCCATGGCATGTAGCACAGTCTGCGACTACGCTGCCAAGTACGAAGCCACCCTTTTCCCCATCATCTACGGACTGGTCTTTATTGTCGGTCTGGTCGGTAACTTGGCAGCGATAGGTGTTATCTACCAACACGTGAAGCGGGAGAATGTGCTTGGAGTGTATCTGGCCAATCTCTGCGCCTCGGACCTCATGTACATATTCACGCTGCCGGTCTGGATGGCCTACACCGCTAAAGACGACTGGCTGTTCGGTGCTCTCAGTTGCAAGATTGTGGGCTTCTTCTTCAATGCTAACCTCTACACAACAATAGCTTTTCTTAGCTGCATAGCTGCTGATCGCTATATAGCCACTGTATTCCCGTTCCGGGCCAAGGTGTTACGGACTATGAGGGGGGCTTTAATAGTCTGCGTGGTGGTTTGGTTGATCATCTTGGGAACTCATTCTGTGTTCCTCGGGCGGGACGAACTCTTCAACTCCAGTCAGAACGTCAAACTTTGCTACGAGAAGTATCCAATGGAGCAATGGATGGCTCGGGTCAACTATTTCCGCATCTTTGTAGTCTTCCTCATTCCCTTGGTACTTCTAGTGGTCTCCTACTGTTCTGTTGTTCGGGTGGTTCACCGGAGTCGAGGCTTGGAGAAAGAACAGAAACGCAAGATCATTGGGCTCCTGATGTGCATGACGGGCATCTTTGTCATCTGCTACCTTCCGTACCACATTGTCCTCTTCATCCGCTCCTACATTAGCGACCGGAACATGTGCACCTGCGATATAGAGAATAAGGTGCGTCCGGCTTATCGAATCACCTTCTCACTGACTAGTCTCAGCAGCGCCTTGGACCCTTTCATCAATATCTTTGTCAGTGAAAGCATTAAACAAGACCTTCTGAAGGAGGTGAGAGCTGTATGGACTGGGTTCCGATCCCTCCGTCACCCACGGACATCTCTCAGGCTGTCCTCCAAGATTAATGACTACAATACGGTGACAAATCAAGTAGAAAATGACCTCCTGGTGGAAAAGAAGGAGGAGACTGTGATTTGA
- the LOC142102296 gene encoding G-protein coupled receptor 4-like isoform X3 gives MPHCRWWQRSQNDSSMACSTVCDYAAKYEATLFPIIYGLVFIVGLVGNLAAIGVIYQHVKRENVLGVYLANLCASDLMYIFTLPVWMAYTAKDDWLFGALSCKIVGFFFNANLYTTIAFLSCIAADRYIATVFPFRAKVLRTMRGALIVCVVVWLIILGTHSVFLGRDELFNSSQNVKLCYEKYPMEQWMARVNYFRIFVVFLIPLVLLVVSYCSVVRVVHRSRGLEKEQKRKIIGLLMCMTGIFVICYLPYHIVLFIRSYISDRNMCTCDIENKVRPAYRITFSLTSLSSALDPFINIFVSESIKQDLLKEVRAVWTGFRSLRHPRTSLRLSSKINDYNTVTNQVENDLLVEKKEETVI, from the coding sequence GTGGTGGCAGAGATCCCAGAACGATTCATCCATGGCATGTAGCACAGTCTGCGACTACGCTGCCAAGTACGAAGCCACCCTTTTCCCCATCATCTACGGACTGGTCTTTATTGTCGGTCTGGTCGGTAACTTGGCAGCGATAGGTGTTATCTACCAACACGTGAAGCGGGAGAATGTGCTTGGAGTGTATCTGGCCAATCTCTGCGCCTCGGACCTCATGTACATATTCACGCTGCCGGTCTGGATGGCCTACACCGCTAAAGACGACTGGCTGTTCGGTGCTCTCAGTTGCAAGATTGTGGGCTTCTTCTTCAATGCTAACCTCTACACAACAATAGCTTTTCTTAGCTGCATAGCTGCTGATCGCTATATAGCCACTGTATTCCCGTTCCGGGCCAAGGTGTTACGGACTATGAGGGGGGCTTTAATAGTCTGCGTGGTGGTTTGGTTGATCATCTTGGGAACTCATTCTGTGTTCCTCGGGCGGGACGAACTCTTCAACTCCAGTCAGAACGTCAAACTTTGCTACGAGAAGTATCCAATGGAGCAATGGATGGCTCGGGTCAACTATTTCCGCATCTTTGTAGTCTTCCTCATTCCCTTGGTACTTCTAGTGGTCTCCTACTGTTCTGTTGTTCGGGTGGTTCACCGGAGTCGAGGCTTGGAGAAAGAACAGAAACGCAAGATCATTGGGCTCCTGATGTGCATGACGGGCATCTTTGTCATCTGCTACCTTCCGTACCACATTGTCCTCTTCATCCGCTCCTACATTAGCGACCGGAACATGTGCACCTGCGATATAGAGAATAAGGTGCGTCCGGCTTATCGAATCACCTTCTCACTGACTAGTCTCAGCAGCGCCTTGGACCCTTTCATCAATATCTTTGTCAGTGAAAGCATTAAACAAGACCTTCTGAAGGAGGTGAGAGCTGTATGGACTGGGTTCCGATCCCTCCGTCACCCACGGACATCTCTCAGGCTGTCCTCCAAGATTAATGACTACAATACGGTGACAAATCAAGTAGAAAATGACCTCCTGGTGGAAAAGAAGGAGGAGACTGTGATTTGA